One window of Candidatus Regiella endosymbiont of Tuberolachnus salignus genomic DNA carries:
- a CDS encoding TraY domain-containing protein, which translates to MELDNDFNEKGTTVTVKITATANNFLIESAKHSKRTKKCESELRLEDHLRRFSSISAIGITKNRCE; encoded by the coding sequence GTGGAATTAGATAACGATTTTAATGAAAAAGGAACGACAGTGACTGTCAAAATAACTGCGACTGCAAATAATTTTTTAATAGAAAGCGCCAAACATTCAAAAAGAACAAAAAAATGTGAATCAGAATTAAGATTGGAAGATCATTTACGCCGTTTTTCATCTATCTCGGCGATTGGTATAACGAAAAATAGATGTGAATAA